Proteins co-encoded in one Thermodesulfobacteriota bacterium genomic window:
- a CDS encoding 4Fe-4S binding protein produces MKSKVKLWLEDGTIDIFIGYKTVKGHPLPHCFTKSNLDEIDELIVGPSRYPLEGIATDIAAEQPNAKIGLLVRDCNTRALNVLYIWNQLDRDKIKTVTVNCCPSRLKQHGDCSYLEPEKTGSYKKQVGLDSNMDTADLEAFGQEERLGRWMYEFQKCIKCYGCRNICPVCFCKECSLEHPDLVGPGRLPPDVPIFHLVRAVHMAGRCIDCGLCEDACPVDIPLHLLYRKANEIVLDVFDYDTGTHPDQSPFSVLGDEVTLEPKPLEAA; encoded by the coding sequence GGACGGCACCATTGATATCTTTATCGGTTATAAAACCGTAAAGGGCCACCCGCTTCCGCACTGTTTTACCAAAAGCAACCTGGATGAAATCGATGAACTAATCGTCGGACCGTCGCGCTACCCGCTGGAGGGAATCGCGACCGACATTGCCGCCGAACAACCGAATGCCAAAATCGGGCTTTTGGTGCGGGATTGCAACACCCGTGCACTGAATGTCCTGTATATCTGGAATCAACTGGACAGGGACAAAATCAAAACCGTGACCGTAAACTGCTGCCCGTCCCGTTTGAAACAACACGGGGACTGTTCATACCTGGAACCGGAAAAGACCGGGTCTTACAAGAAACAGGTTGGGCTGGACAGCAACATGGATACGGCTGACCTGGAAGCCTTCGGACAGGAGGAACGGTTGGGTCGCTGGATGTACGAATTCCAGAAATGCATCAAATGTTATGGATGCCGGAATATATGCCCGGTCTGCTTTTGCAAGGAATGCAGCCTGGAGCACCCCGACCTGGTCGGACCAGGCAGGCTGCCACCGGATGTGCCGATCTTCCATCTGGTCAGGGCGGTGCACATGGCCGGGCGTTGCATTGACTGCGGCCTGTGCGAGGATGCGTGTCCGGTGGATATTCCGTTGCACCTGCTCTACAGAAAAGCAAACGAAATCGTTCTGGATGTATTTGATTACGACACCGGAACCCATCCGGACCAGTCTCCATTCAGTGTCCTCGGAGATGAGGTAACTCTGGAACCCAAGCCGCTGGAAGCTGCATAA